The genomic stretch AATGCATTCTGAAACTCTTTGACATCAATCAATTTCCCTTGATAAAGTTCTTTAAATTCTTCTTCCATCAGTTCCAGGTCTACGAGGCGGTCACCCATATAAATGATGATTCCGAATCTTTTTAAAAACTGCTGCAGATCATAATATGATTTCAATTTAAATGCTTTGCCTCCATATCTGTTCTATAGAAAAGTATAAATTATTTTCAGCAAAAACGAAAGCGCTGCCTTTTATAAATAGAACAAACACCGCTGTTGATTTCCTTTCCATAAGAATGAAAAACAGCTCCCCTGCTTGCGGGAGCTGCCAAATGTTAGATTATCGATCCGGATCTTTCGGATGGAGGAAGCGCGGCCTCCGATTTTTTAATGGAATAGGAGACCGAAGCAAAACATCCCTGAACGCCCTCATATTAAATGGAATGAACGGCCACATATAGGGGACGCCGAATGATTTCAGTCTCGTCAGCATAATGATCCAAAGGAATGTGGCAATGACGAACCCTTTCATGCCAAATAAAGCGGTGCATACCAGCAAATAGATCCTCACCAGGCGATTCGCAAGACTCAATTCATAACTTGGCGTTGCAAAGGTGCCGATTGCCGCTACTGCCATATAAAGAATTACATCATTGATGAAAATCCCCACTTCAACGGCCACCTGTCCGATCATCAATGCTGCCACAAGCCCCAATGCGGTACCAAGGGAAGTCGGCGTATGTATGGCCGCCATCCTAAGTATATCAATTCCTAATTCAATCAGGATAAGTTGAAGCAGCAATGGGACTGGTCCGGAGCCATCCGGGCCGATAGAGAAGAATTCAATGGGCAATAGCTCTGGCTGGATAGTGAATAAATACCATAAAGGAAGAAGGAAAATTGAGGCCCATACTGCCAGAAATCTGACTAGCCTAAGGTAGGCACCGACTAGTGGTTTATTGCGGTATTCTTCTATATGTTGAAGGTGATGCCAATAAGTCGTAGGCGTGATCAAAACACTGGGGGACCCATCCACGATGATGCACACATGTCCTTCATACAAATGGGCTGCAGCCGTATCCGGCCTTTCTGTGTATCGGACCATTGGATATGGGTTCCAATGCCTGCCGGAAACGAACTCTTCGATCGTCTTTTCTGCCATTGGCAATCCATCTGTATCAATTTTTGATAAGGAATTTTTTATTTTTTCCACAAGCTCCGGATCTGCAATATCCTCCAAATAGCAAACCACCACATCCGTTTTTGACCGTCTTCCGATCTGCAAATATTCCATCCTGAGAGTCCTGTCCCGTATCCGTCTTCTGGTCAAGGCCGTATTAAACACCAAGGTTTCAACATAGCCATCCCTTGATCCCCTTACCACCCGTTCAAGATCCGGCTCTTGCGGACCCCTGACAGGATAGGTGCGGGCATCAATCAGTATCGCTTTGTCGATGCCATCAACGAAAAGTGCAGTAGGACCTGCAAGCACCGTATCGACGACTTGATTCAAATCATCTTTTTCTTCTACTTCAACATACGGTATGTACCGCTTCAACAGCATATCCAACGGGTCATTTTCAAGCTGCCCTTCATCGAGTCCTGCGAGAAGCTTCATGAGATAGTGGAGGATATCGTCTTTCACGAAACCATCCACGAGGAACATGACCATCCTTCTCCCCGCATAGGATAGGTCGAGCTGGATGACGTCAAAGCTTTTATCTACCGCCATCGCGTTTTTCATATATTCAATGTTTTCATCGATAGATGATGAAACTAGCTTTTTTTCCATTTGATACAATATGCGCACTCCCTTACAACCATACTAGCTTCCATCATGGTCAAAGAGGCAGAAAAAAATACTAGAGAGACGTCATATACAGCATGCTTGAATCATATACTTGTCCTAATCATAGGAAAGGAGCGGCTGCAGTGAAAAATAAAAACCTCCAGATATTTATGGCATTCCTTCTATTTATTGTGATTGGCTATTCTATTTTTGCTTCAGCTAATCCTGATGCAAAGGAAAGCATCACCTATTTCCCCATCGATAAGGAAGCCATTTTCCTGAAAGCCTCTAATTCAATCACAATTAAAGAAAATGTGAATCAAGGCTCCTATTCGGCACAGTGGAAAATGGAATCAGAACTGAATCAACGTGCATATTTAAGGCAGGACATAGGTTTTCTATACAGCAACGGAATCCTGGCGGCAAAAATGAATAAATGGGGTCAGAATGTTTCTTTCCTGAAGAATGAAAGCACCTATACATCAAATGAAAGCAGCCTCCTGCAAAGTGTGGGGCTTCATTATGCGGAGATCCATGGTAAAGGAAATGGAGAAATCACAAGTGCTCAAAGGATGTCTCAGGATCAAATATATGCCATCCAATCAAAATGGAGCCGCCCTTCTTCATTTCGCGTCCCTTCGAGCAATGAAGAGAAGCAGTGGAAGAACATAATCGATCAATTGATACAGCAAAAAGTTGACTATTGGGAAGGAAAAACGTTGGAAAAACTTCCGTTGCAGAAACAAAACAATTATATTTTCTTATTGACTGAAATTCCTTCCTACAACGATAAACCACTTCCTGGCTTTACGAAAAGCCAATCGGATACTATCATCGGAAATCTATGGGAAGGACTCTATAAAAACTATTTCCTTGGAATCAAATTAAAAAACGGCACTATCGAGGATCCCCTCGGAAGCACCGTTCCTATTATATTCTTGGATAAAAACCGGCGGGAGCTTCTGGTTGCCTTCTTAACCAAGTCGGGTGAATCCATTGAATTGAAGCAAAAAATCCCAGCCTATTAATTGGATGAACCGGATAATGATTCAAGTTGATCCAATAAGGTTTTATATTTTTTATCATCTGAATACTGCAGCGCCTTTTCAACTTCTTTTTTGGCTTGATCATAGTCTCCTTCATCATAGTAAAGAAGCGCGAGATTGTAATGTGCCTCATGAAAAGATGGCTCAAGCTTCACTGCCTTCTGGAGGTGTTCTTTTGCAGAAGGATATGCTTCCTCTTTCATTTCGGCAAATGATAGGAAGAAGTAAGTAAGCGCATTTCCCTCATGGCTGCTGAGATAGTCTTCCAAGAGGTTTTGTGCATCTGAATAGTTCTTATCCTGGATATATTCCTGAGCAAGGATATTCACTGAATCAGGACCCTGGTTTGCTGCACTGTATCGATAGCCGTAAAACAGGAATCCAGCAGCAGCTGCCAAGGAGATCAGCAAGAAAAGCAGCTGCTTCCTTAGCTTTTTTTGCTTAGGGAAATGCACGGCACCCGTCGCTAAGAACCCACCAATTAATCCTCCGATATGGCCTGCATTATCAATTCCAGAAGATGTGAATCCGAATACTAGATTGATGGCGATGACAACAAGTACGTTTGTCCCCATTGTACGAAAGAACAGATTCGGATACACAGAACCAAAATAGAGAAGCGCCCCAAAACAGCCAAAAATGGCGCCGCTCGCTCCTGCGGATAAATGATCGGAAAAAACGAAGCTTGCCACTGACCCGGAAAAACCCGCAAATAAGTAAATCCAAAGGAAACGAAGTCTGCCATATATCTTTTCGACAGCTGGCCCCAAGAAATAAAGGGCCAGCGAGTTCATCAATAAATGAAGAAGTCCTATATGCAGGAAGATCGGTGCAAAGAATCTCCACCATTCCCCTTGAAGGATCAATGGATTGTATTTGGCCCCAAACTTAATAAGCGTCTCTGAGTTCGTACTGCCTCCACTGATTTCCAACAGCAGGAACATGATGACTTGGATCCCTAAAAAGATATAGGTGAAAAAAGGCTTCCCGAATTCAAAAAGACCACGTTCTGTTTCTTCCCTTTTTGCAGAAGTCTGGATGACGGATTGCTGAAGCCCTTCAACGGTCGCTTCATCCTCTGAACTCTCATTGATAGAAATAGGTGAAGGCGGCTGCAATAATGAGTTCAATTGGTGAACTCCATTTTGCCAATCATTCATTAGAATCATAATAGAAGTTACTTCGACCTTTTGATCTAAAGAAGTAAAAGGTTTTTCCAGCCTGAATTGATACTCATCAACAGGAGGGAAATCTGAAATATAGACATTCTGAACTTTAACATTTCTCTTATGAAAGGCCGTCCTGATGTTCTCGCCATTCCTTGCCGTCCACTCAATTTCCTGCTGGAGCCTGTTGCTCCAATCTACATCGTGATTTGTCAGCCTGATGACGGGTGCATGTTTTTGAGAGACATTCTCCATCCAAATTTCATTCTGATTGCTTGATATCTTCAATAATCGGTAATTATTTTTTTCAACCAATTCATTAGCGATTTTCCAAAAAAGCCACTCTCTCTTAACGTCCAACCCATTCACTACTTTCCACCCATTTTCATACAGCCTGGGCGTTTTTTCTTTTACTATACAAAACAGGACAAAGAGGTGTAAAGCGATAGGGTGATAGAAAAGCGGAGCCGGCTGTTCAGAGGCGCAGAGGTTGGACTGAAGCACCACGAGATAAAGGAAACACGTTGAGCGACAGCGAACCGATGTTGACTTATCGTAAGTGTGCTGAAGGAAACCTCCCAGCCTCTAGCCGGCGGAGCTGGACAAAGAAAAGCGGATGCGCCCTGATCAGCCCCGACCAGCATAAGACGGAACTCGAAGGAAATCCTGATTTCCGTAGAGGTGCGGCTTATGACTCGAGGGGCTGGGCGCTGAAGCTGGACAAAGAAAAGCGGAAGCGCCCTGGTCAGCCCCTGGAGCTACAGAACATCACTCTGAATTTGTTATACTTCTTAGCCATAAAAAAAAGACCTGTATCTTCTACAGGTCTACAGGAAAGTGCTTTGAATCATCTTTGAACGGAATCCCGGGATATTCATAGCAAATTTCACAATCATTTTGCGCAGAATAAAATTTCCCAGCATTACGTTCATTACACGATACCTGTATCGATAAGCTACCACAAACAACAAAATCGGAATCGTCCATTTCCAAAGTCCATTAGACATTTTCATCCCTCCTGACGTTATTTTGCAGCAATATGGGAGAAATATCCGATAGACTTCAATTTTTATCAAAAATAAATGAACAAAATCAGCAGGCCCGCCAGAAGTGGGGAGATAAAATTCACCGTTTCATTAGTCACAAACTTCCACCCTTTTACTTTTTGGGTAGTTCTGCTGCAATGAATGGTTTTTTCAGTTTTCAATTTACATTTCCTACATTGATATTCCACTTGCAGGAATGCTCCGAAAACAGTATCAGCCACGCTTCCCAAAAATCCCGATAATGTAATCCAAATCAAAGCATAAGCCCCTATCCCCCAAAACAAGACAAGGCTGATCACCGCAATGAATGCTGCTCCAGCCAGAGCTGCTAGGGTTCCAAGCATTGACACTGCACCAGATGTCCCCTTTTGGACAAAACGGAATGAGCGGATGGAGTATGGCTTGCCTCTGCTTAAAACCCCGAGTTCGGATGCCCACGTATCTGCATTGGCTGCAGCAAGGCAGGCGCAGAAGCAAATCAGCCATACCTCTTGTGGTTCAGCGATATTGGCCATGCAAAATATCGCTGCAGGTCCTCCGTTTGCAGCCACTTGCTGCCAATCTCTCCGGGAACCTTTAGCTGCTATCTCTTCCACCTGACTTTTTTCAGAAGCCTTGAAGCGGGATAAGAGACTGGATGAAAGAAAAAAGGCTCCCAATATAAGCAAGCCTCTCAGGCCGAATGAAACAGCGATGATTTCACCGCAAATAAAAGCTGCTGCACCACCTGAATATGAAAGGCTTTTGGTTTTTATTCCAGCTGTGCAAATGATGAAGATGAAAATGGATAATAGTATTACTTCAATCACGACAATCAATGACTTCTCTTTCCACTATGATTTTTTGAACTGGTATATCAAAACTTTCGACAGGGAGTGACTCAACGATTTGTTCTTTGAATGCCAGTGAAACAGTCGATCCTTCAAAATCGGATAAATACCGGTCAAAATAGCCTCCGCCAAACCCAATGCGGAAACCATTTTTTTGGTAGGCGAGCCCGGGCACTATCATTAAGTCGATGCCCCCTTTTTGAATGGCAGTTGTACATTCTTTAGGCTCATATAGTCCAAAGAAGACACGTTCTAAATCGGTGAAAGCCGTTAAATGCTTAAAAACCATTTCCTTATTTTCCGGCAGGCATTTTGGTACTGCTGCCCTCTTTCCTTCATCCCAGGCACGTTTAATGATGCTCCATGTATCAAGTTCCGGAGAATTCGATACGGTAATCCCAATTGTGTGGGCATTTTTCCATTCTGGTGTGCTGAACAGTGTGCTTGCTGTTAAGTAGGAGTTTTGTGCATGTTCAAGAAATGTAAGTGCATCAAGCTTCTTTTTGATTTCTTTTCGCAATTCTTTCTTATCCATTTGTCTGATCCCCTTTAAACAGAAAAATATGTAATAAAAAAAGCAGTGGGAAGATCCCAGCTGCTTACTTTGTTTCGCGGTGTAATGTAACACGCTTTTCTCTTGGGCAATATTTTTTAAGCTCAAGACGATCAGGGTTGTTACGCTTGTTTTTTGTAGAAATATAGTTACGCTCGCTGCAATCAGTGCAAGCCAAAGTGATATTTACACGCATGATTTTCCCTCCAAACTCTAAATTGCATTCTTCTACTATTCGTACGACTTTTATATAATATCACTTTTTTATTTTAAATGCTAGTCCGATTTTAAGACCTTCACTGATTTTTAATAAATCATCGATTTCTTCTCCCATTAACGACCAAATTGCACCTTCAATCCTTGTAAAACCTTGGCATGAATAATCAAAACACAAAACACTCGCTGCTTCTCCTTTCACAATCGGCTGGTAGGCAGCAGGATGCGTAAATAATTCAGGCAGGCTTCTTTCTTTCATCCACGAAAAAGTACTTTGTCTCGTAAATCCATTATCCATTTTTCCATCCACCAGGTATACAAAGCCTTCAAGGAAATGGACGCTGTGGGAATGCAGCGGAGGAAGCAGCGCTACATGGTCCTTTTCGCAATCAATGGGTTCGTTTATAATAAGGAGTTTTCCTTTTTTTAGTTCCGATGTGTTGTTTTCAATCGAAATGTCAAGCATCCTTCCATCTGGGGAAAAGGATTCATTCATACATATATTCATTCCAGTGATATCGGATAGCTCAGCTTCCTCATAAATATGACCGGATTCTGCTTCCATTAAATAGACTCTCATGTTTAGCTGGTGTGAACACGCAGCTGCTCTTGCCGTCGTCATACCATGCCCCTCCTTTGCGCTTGAATTTTATTTCACTTGTACAGGATCCTGTACCCGAAGCTTCAACCATAAATCTTTATAAACATCAATCGTCTGGTTACAGATTCGATCCCAGCCAAATAGAGATTCT from Falsibacillus pallidus encodes the following:
- a CDS encoding YqgQ family protein — protein: MKSYYDLQQFLKRFGIIIYMGDRLVDLELMEEEFKELYQGKLIDVKEFQNALIVIRQEALKEKQLKKQK
- a CDS encoding spore germination protein, encoding MEKKLVSSSIDENIEYMKNAMAVDKSFDVIQLDLSYAGRRMVMFLVDGFVKDDILHYLMKLLAGLDEGQLENDPLDMLLKRYIPYVEVEEKDDLNQVVDTVLAGPTALFVDGIDKAILIDARTYPVRGPQEPDLERVVRGSRDGYVETLVFNTALTRRRIRDRTLRMEYLQIGRRSKTDVVVCYLEDIADPELVEKIKNSLSKIDTDGLPMAEKTIEEFVSGRHWNPYPMVRYTERPDTAAAHLYEGHVCIIVDGSPSVLITPTTYWHHLQHIEEYRNKPLVGAYLRLVRFLAVWASIFLLPLWYLFTIQPELLPIEFFSIGPDGSGPVPLLLQLILIELGIDILRMAAIHTPTSLGTALGLVAALMIGQVAVEVGIFINDVILYMAVAAIGTFATPSYELSLANRLVRIYLLVCTALFGMKGFVIATFLWIIMLTRLKSFGVPYMWPFIPFNMRAFRDVLLRSPIPLKNRRPRFLHPKDPDR
- a CDS encoding rhomboid family protein; translated protein: MNGLDVKREWLFWKIANELVEKNNYRLLKISSNQNEIWMENVSQKHAPVIRLTNHDVDWSNRLQQEIEWTARNGENIRTAFHKRNVKVQNVYISDFPPVDEYQFRLEKPFTSLDQKVEVTSIMILMNDWQNGVHQLNSLLQPPSPISINESSEDEATVEGLQQSVIQTSAKREETERGLFEFGKPFFTYIFLGIQVIMFLLLEISGGSTNSETLIKFGAKYNPLILQGEWWRFFAPIFLHIGLLHLLMNSLALYFLGPAVEKIYGRLRFLWIYLFAGFSGSVASFVFSDHLSAGASGAIFGCFGALLYFGSVYPNLFFRTMGTNVLVVIAINLVFGFTSSGIDNAGHIGGLIGGFLATGAVHFPKQKKLRKQLLFLLISLAAAAGFLFYGYRYSAANQGPDSVNILAQEYIQDKNYSDAQNLLEDYLSSHEGNALTYFFLSFAEMKEEAYPSAKEHLQKAVKLEPSFHEAHYNLALLYYDEGDYDQAKKEVEKALQYSDDKKYKTLLDQLESLSGSSN
- a CDS encoding DUF92 domain-containing protein; this encodes MIEVILLSIFIFIICTAGIKTKSLSYSGGAAAFICGEIIAVSFGLRGLLILGAFFLSSSLLSRFKASEKSQVEEIAAKGSRRDWQQVAANGGPAAIFCMANIAEPQEVWLICFCACLAAANADTWASELGVLSRGKPYSIRSFRFVQKGTSGAVSMLGTLAALAGAAFIAVISLVLFWGIGAYALIWITLSGFLGSVADTVFGAFLQVEYQCRKCKLKTEKTIHCSRTTQKVKGWKFVTNETVNFISPLLAGLLILFIYF
- a CDS encoding 5-formyltetrahydrofolate cyclo-ligase — encoded protein: MDKKELRKEIKKKLDALTFLEHAQNSYLTASTLFSTPEWKNAHTIGITVSNSPELDTWSIIKRAWDEGKRAAVPKCLPENKEMVFKHLTAFTDLERVFFGLYEPKECTTAIQKGGIDLMIVPGLAYQKNGFRIGFGGGYFDRYLSDFEGSTVSLAFKEQIVESLPVESFDIPVQKIIVEREVIDCRD
- the rpmG gene encoding 50S ribosomal protein L33, producing MRVNITLACTDCSERNYISTKNKRNNPDRLELKKYCPREKRVTLHRETK